The Pseudarthrobacter sulfonivorans genome includes a window with the following:
- a CDS encoding zinc-dependent metalloprotease, which produces MESTARDSSAPASSSPAQALINWDLAASTAARLASAGPTLNSAEIGEAVDSLRRLADASVPHVHEITGLEAARDLRDSSVLVVDRASWAKANTQSFAVMLKPAMDKMLESRRGNVSPAAASVSGAITGSQLGAVLAFLSSKVLGQYDPFAALAEGSKAPAAGRLLLVAPNIVAVERELNVTPDDFRLWVCLHEQTHRVQFAAAPWLRHHMLSEIDNLSGHLLGNVDSLMERASAAARSLKDRTATGSTPGRGAILDLLQNPEEKASLSHLTAVMSLLEGHANVVMDAVDASIVPSVRTIRQRFTDRGKDRGVMEKFIRSLLGLDAKMRQYSDGAKFVRAVVDVAGMEGFNRVWESADNLPTEPEIHDAKLWVDRMGL; this is translated from the coding sequence ATGGAGTCCACTGCGCGTGATTCGTCAGCCCCGGCATCATCCAGCCCGGCCCAGGCCCTGATCAACTGGGACCTGGCCGCGTCCACGGCCGCCCGGCTGGCCTCGGCGGGGCCAACCCTCAACTCGGCGGAAATCGGCGAAGCCGTGGACAGCCTTCGCCGCCTCGCGGACGCCTCCGTCCCGCACGTCCACGAAATCACGGGCCTCGAAGCCGCACGGGACCTCCGCGACTCTTCTGTCCTGGTGGTGGACCGGGCCAGCTGGGCCAAGGCAAACACACAGAGCTTCGCCGTGATGCTCAAACCCGCCATGGACAAAATGCTCGAAAGCCGCCGCGGCAACGTCAGCCCGGCGGCGGCCAGCGTCAGCGGCGCCATCACGGGCAGCCAGCTCGGCGCTGTCCTGGCGTTCCTGTCCAGCAAGGTCCTGGGCCAGTACGATCCCTTCGCCGCGTTGGCCGAGGGTTCCAAAGCGCCCGCCGCCGGCCGCCTGTTGCTGGTGGCGCCCAACATCGTGGCTGTGGAGCGCGAGCTCAACGTCACGCCGGACGATTTCCGGCTCTGGGTCTGCCTGCACGAACAGACTCACCGGGTGCAGTTCGCGGCTGCGCCCTGGCTCCGCCACCACATGCTTTCCGAGATCGACAACCTCAGCGGGCACCTGCTGGGCAACGTTGATTCGCTGATGGAGCGTGCCTCCGCCGCCGCGCGTTCCCTCAAGGACCGGACCGCCACCGGCAGTACTCCCGGCCGCGGCGCCATCCTGGACCTGTTGCAGAACCCCGAGGAAAAGGCGTCACTGTCCCACCTGACGGCCGTGATGAGCCTGCTGGAGGGCCACGCCAACGTTGTGATGGACGCCGTCGACGCCAGCATCGTCCCTTCCGTCAGGACCATCCGGCAGCGCTTCACCGACCGCGGCAAGGACCGCGGCGTGATGGAGAAATTCATCCGCAGCCTCCTGGGCCTGGACGCCAAGATGCGCCAGTATTCCGACGGCGCCAAGTTTGTCCGCGCTGTAGTGGACGTGGCCGGGATGGAGGGCTTTAACCGGGTGTGGGAATCCGCGGACAACCTCCCGACTGAGCCCGAAATCCACGACGCCAAGCTGTGGGTCGACCGGATGGGCTTGTAG
- the tilS gene encoding tRNA lysidine(34) synthetase TilS — protein sequence MVQNALADAGYPAHVLVACSGGPDSLALAAVAAYFARRGHVDGHPLTVGAVVVDHQLQEGSAQVAAATVQTLKELGLSPVDLRTVTVASTGMGPEAAARDARHAALEAAAQEHRAAAILLGHTLDDQAEQVLLGLARGSGTRSLAGMRPARGLLLRPFLGLRRADTLEICDVEDLEPWHDPSNADPSFARSRTRVEVLPMLEEKLGPGVAESLARTASILQLDADYLEDVADRTFAALAERSGPEVSLPEEALGELSPAIRFRVIAKAAADVGGQQPSYQRLLAAEALLRRQGSAGPVELPGGVSVYRLSLAELAQRDAAEMRPDGPDGGAPVPREAARCGKLVFRPQKPPQE from the coding sequence ATGGTCCAGAACGCCCTGGCGGACGCCGGCTATCCGGCCCACGTGCTGGTGGCCTGCAGCGGTGGCCCGGATTCGCTGGCCCTCGCAGCGGTGGCGGCCTATTTCGCCCGCCGCGGCCACGTTGACGGGCACCCACTGACGGTCGGCGCCGTCGTGGTTGACCACCAGCTGCAGGAGGGCTCGGCCCAGGTGGCTGCTGCCACAGTCCAGACACTGAAGGAACTGGGTCTTTCCCCGGTGGACCTCCGGACCGTCACCGTCGCCAGCACCGGGATGGGCCCGGAGGCCGCCGCCCGGGATGCCCGCCATGCAGCGTTGGAGGCTGCGGCCCAGGAGCACCGAGCCGCCGCCATCCTGCTCGGCCACACCCTGGACGACCAGGCCGAACAGGTCCTGCTGGGTCTTGCCCGCGGCTCCGGCACGCGCTCGCTGGCTGGAATGCGGCCTGCCCGCGGCCTGTTGCTTCGGCCGTTCCTCGGCCTGCGCCGCGCAGACACCCTGGAGATCTGCGACGTTGAGGACCTCGAGCCCTGGCACGATCCCAGCAATGCAGACCCGTCGTTTGCCCGCTCCCGGACCCGGGTGGAAGTGCTGCCGATGCTCGAGGAAAAACTCGGGCCCGGCGTGGCTGAATCTCTGGCCCGGACAGCGTCCATCCTGCAGTTGGACGCCGACTATCTGGAGGACGTGGCAGATCGCACATTTGCAGCCTTGGCCGAGCGGTCCGGACCGGAGGTCAGCCTCCCGGAGGAGGCTTTGGGGGAACTTTCCCCGGCCATCAGGTTCCGGGTCATCGCCAAGGCAGCGGCCGACGTCGGGGGTCAACAGCCCAGCTACCAGCGCCTTCTGGCGGCGGAAGCGCTGCTGCGCCGGCAGGGTTCCGCCGGTCCCGTGGAGCTGCCTGGCGGGGTGAGCGTGTACCGGCTGTCCCTCGCCGAGCTGGCCCAGCGGGACGCTGCGGAAATGCGGCCCGACGGTCCCGACGGCGGCGCACCCGTTCCCCGTGAAGCGGCCCGCTGTGGGAAGCTAGTATTCCGGCCTCAAAAACCGCCCCAAGAATAG
- the hpt gene encoding hypoxanthine phosphoribosyltransferase, translating to MDSNDVQADLKHVLYTKEQIQQRIAELAAQIDKDYEGREILLVGVLKGAVMVMADLARALHSHVSMDWMAVSSYGSGTQSSGVVRILKDLDTDLMGKDVLIVEDIIDSGLTLSWLKTNLESRGTASVEICTAFRKPTAAKVEIDVKYVGYDIPNEFVVGYGLDYAEKYRNLDFVGTLAPHVYE from the coding sequence GTGGATTCAAACGACGTCCAGGCAGACCTCAAGCACGTTCTCTACACCAAGGAACAGATCCAACAGCGGATCGCTGAGCTCGCTGCGCAGATCGACAAGGACTACGAAGGCCGCGAAATCCTTCTGGTCGGTGTACTCAAGGGCGCTGTGATGGTTATGGCCGACCTCGCCCGCGCGCTCCACAGCCACGTTTCGATGGACTGGATGGCAGTGTCCTCCTACGGCTCCGGCACCCAGTCCTCGGGTGTTGTCCGGATCCTTAAGGACCTGGATACGGACCTGATGGGCAAGGACGTCCTGATCGTCGAAGACATCATTGACTCCGGCCTGACCCTGTCCTGGCTCAAGACCAACCTGGAATCCCGCGGCACTGCTTCCGTGGAGATCTGCACCGCCTTCCGCAAGCCCACGGCCGCCAAGGTGGAGATCGACGTCAAGTACGTCGGCTACGACATCCCCAACGAGTTCGTGGTGGGCTACGGACTGGACTACGCCGAGAAGTACCGCAACCTGGACTTCGTGGGCACGCTCGCCCCGCACGTTTACGAGTAG
- a CDS encoding carbohydrate ABC transporter permease translates to MRISDRRFATFLMAPAALFLAIFVAYPLFRLVADSFFKISPIAGGARDFVGMDNYFRAFASEAFMGAGWRTLAYTLVVVTLEFALGLGMALLFTMLGRNSQIWRTVFLYPLMIAPIVAGLLWKFLMIDNFGLIGTLMHQAGLLANPNQIGWLSDPNIVLFSVAIPDIWLTTSFMCLVLFAGLQNIPGDIIEAARLDGARAPAMLFRIILPLLRPVIAVALVVRGIDAARAFDTILIQTNGGPQSASETMSLLIYRTMIRFGDPGLASAMGTIYLLAMLAVAFFAVSTIWRPGKDN, encoded by the coding sequence GTGCGCATCTCCGATCGCCGCTTCGCAACGTTTCTGATGGCCCCAGCGGCGTTATTCCTCGCCATCTTCGTGGCCTACCCGCTGTTCCGCCTGGTGGCCGACAGCTTCTTCAAAATCTCCCCAATCGCCGGCGGAGCCCGCGACTTCGTGGGCATGGACAACTACTTCCGGGCCTTCGCATCGGAGGCGTTTATGGGCGCCGGCTGGCGGACCCTCGCCTACACCCTCGTGGTGGTCACGCTCGAATTCGCCCTCGGTCTGGGCATGGCCTTGCTCTTCACGATGCTGGGCCGCAACTCCCAGATCTGGCGGACCGTGTTCCTGTACCCACTCATGATTGCGCCGATTGTGGCAGGCCTGCTGTGGAAGTTCCTCATGATCGATAACTTCGGCCTGATCGGGACACTTATGCACCAGGCCGGGCTGCTGGCCAACCCCAACCAGATCGGCTGGTTGTCCGACCCCAACATCGTGCTGTTCTCGGTGGCCATCCCCGACATCTGGCTCACCACGTCGTTTATGTGCCTGGTGCTGTTTGCGGGGCTGCAGAACATCCCCGGTGACATTATCGAAGCGGCCCGCCTGGACGGCGCCCGGGCGCCCGCCATGCTGTTCCGGATCATCCTTCCCCTGCTGCGGCCTGTCATCGCCGTCGCGCTGGTGGTCCGTGGCATCGATGCCGCCCGCGCCTTCGACACCATCCTCATCCAGACCAACGGCGGCCCCCAGTCCGCCTCCGAAACCATGAGCCTGCTGATTTACCGCACCATGATCCGCTTCGGCGATCCCGGACTGGCAAGCGCCATGGGCACCATCTACCTGCTGGCCATGCTCGCCGTCGCCTTCTTCGCCGTCTCCACCATCTGGCGGCCAGGAAAGGACAACTGA
- a CDS encoding ABC transporter substrate-binding protein, protein MSTRKTINRFVTIGGLCTAVALAATGCGAGGPTNSGSAASTVNVLVEAGGHAVLTGVAEQCKKDAGIDVNFVELPYDGMFNRLSSEFSSGNVSFDVAALDSVWLPSFKDAVQPIDELFTDEAKKDIFPALVKEANVDGHFIGMPAWTNAEIILYRTDLFEDAANKDGFKAKYGYDLAAPSTWQQYKDISEFFTKDGMYGTDVKGGVETEWLAHVLQAGSPMVMDENNNVVIDNAAHKEALDFYTSLTSYAPPGAAQVDWAAAQNLFNQGKTAMTRFWAHAYRQIPKDAPVAGKVGAAPMIGGSAGVAGVPGPWYLTVPKATKNTDNAKKFVKCAYDYNSLGIESSLGLASRISAFEKYQDKAGYESFGPLIKTLNGDATATRPATEKWQQIVDTVLVPLLQKAVAGGDSTALLADAKKQIQDLLK, encoded by the coding sequence ATGTCCACTCGAAAAACCATCAACAGGTTCGTCACCATCGGCGGCCTCTGCACCGCCGTCGCACTTGCGGCCACAGGGTGCGGCGCAGGGGGCCCGACCAATTCGGGTAGCGCCGCCAGCACCGTCAACGTCCTGGTGGAGGCCGGCGGCCACGCCGTGCTGACAGGCGTGGCCGAGCAGTGCAAGAAAGACGCGGGAATCGACGTCAACTTCGTCGAGCTTCCCTATGACGGCATGTTCAACCGGCTTTCCAGCGAGTTCTCCTCCGGCAACGTCTCCTTCGACGTCGCTGCACTGGACTCCGTATGGCTGCCCAGCTTCAAGGACGCCGTCCAGCCCATCGACGAACTCTTCACCGACGAAGCCAAGAAGGACATTTTCCCGGCCCTCGTCAAGGAAGCCAACGTGGACGGCCACTTCATCGGCATGCCCGCCTGGACCAACGCCGAAATCATCCTTTACCGCACGGATCTCTTTGAAGACGCCGCGAACAAGGACGGCTTCAAGGCAAAGTACGGCTACGACCTCGCGGCACCCAGCACCTGGCAGCAGTACAAGGACATCTCCGAGTTCTTCACCAAGGACGGCATGTACGGAACCGACGTCAAGGGCGGCGTCGAGACCGAATGGCTGGCACACGTCCTCCAGGCCGGTTCCCCGATGGTCATGGACGAAAACAACAACGTGGTCATCGATAATGCGGCCCACAAGGAAGCGCTGGACTTCTACACCAGCCTGACCAGCTATGCGCCTCCGGGTGCCGCGCAGGTGGACTGGGCCGCTGCGCAGAACCTGTTCAACCAGGGCAAGACCGCCATGACCCGCTTCTGGGCCCACGCCTACCGCCAGATCCCCAAGGATGCACCGGTAGCCGGCAAGGTGGGCGCGGCTCCGATGATCGGCGGCAGCGCAGGCGTGGCCGGCGTTCCGGGTCCCTGGTACCTAACAGTCCCCAAGGCCACCAAGAACACGGACAACGCCAAGAAGTTCGTCAAGTGCGCCTACGACTACAACAGCCTGGGCATCGAGTCCAGCCTGGGCCTCGCCTCGCGCATCTCGGCCTTCGAGAAGTACCAGGACAAGGCCGGGTACGAGAGCTTCGGCCCACTGATCAAAACCCTCAACGGTGACGCCACTGCCACCCGGCCGGCAACCGAAAAGTGGCAGCAGATCGTGGACACCGTCCTGGTGCCCCTCCTGCAGAAGGCTGTGGCCGGCGGGGACTCCACCGCCCTCCTGGCTGACGCCAAGAAGCAGATCCAGGACCTCCTCAAGTAA
- the dacB gene encoding D-alanyl-D-alanine carboxypeptidase/D-alanyl-D-alanine endopeptidase: protein MKETSGPGAFRHTLRRGLRAWPTALLLAVIVMLALPAAWLVAPAFVSPPPAATPEVPAWQQAPTALSARMGLSPLTESAPVPLPSAVAAQLDGLLKPDGDGSFTGLVQDALTGQVLFDRSGSESRIPASNMKLLTAVAALRAIGPDHRFSTKVLAGPAANQVVLTGGGDVLLGAGESAPNQVMGHAGLATLATATVNALQTAGTTGELTVLVDDSLFTGPTLNPAWADGDVAAGEVAPLYPLALNSARFDPAVTTGPRPQDSAITAAEAFAAQLKTAGAAAGFTVAAGVERYTAPSGDAPPAEGPAVLAEVRSATVGQQVDLMLQTSDNYLAEVLGRMASAAAGEPASNDGATGAVRAQFADLGIPTDTMRLADVSGLALANQVSARQFAEVVRAIASGTDTRLRAALDGFPVAGLTGTLDTRYVDGSTARGAGLVRAKTGTLNSVIALSGYVVDADGRLLVFSFIGNDLKPGTAGNREALDRAATALAACGCR from the coding sequence ATGAAGGAAACATCGGGCCCCGGCGCATTCCGGCACACCCTCCGGCGCGGGCTGCGAGCCTGGCCCACCGCGCTGCTCCTGGCCGTGATCGTTATGCTGGCCCTCCCCGCCGCATGGCTGGTTGCCCCTGCTTTCGTCAGCCCGCCTCCTGCGGCGACACCCGAAGTGCCCGCCTGGCAGCAGGCCCCCACCGCGCTTTCCGCCAGAATGGGCCTTTCTCCGCTCACGGAGTCGGCGCCCGTGCCGCTGCCCTCCGCGGTCGCCGCTCAATTGGACGGATTGTTAAAGCCCGACGGCGACGGCAGCTTCACGGGGCTGGTCCAGGATGCGCTCACTGGCCAGGTCCTGTTTGACCGCAGCGGTTCGGAGAGCCGGATCCCCGCCTCCAATATGAAGCTGCTCACTGCCGTGGCCGCCCTCCGGGCAATCGGGCCGGACCACCGTTTCAGCACCAAGGTCCTGGCCGGGCCCGCTGCCAATCAGGTGGTGCTCACCGGCGGCGGCGACGTCCTCCTGGGCGCCGGAGAATCCGCTCCCAACCAGGTGATGGGCCACGCCGGACTCGCCACCCTCGCGACCGCCACCGTGAACGCGCTCCAAACCGCAGGAACAACCGGCGAGCTGACGGTCCTGGTGGACGACTCCCTGTTCACCGGCCCAACGCTGAACCCCGCCTGGGCAGACGGGGACGTTGCCGCGGGCGAGGTTGCCCCGCTATACCCTCTTGCGCTGAACTCGGCGCGCTTTGACCCGGCCGTGACCACCGGCCCGCGCCCGCAGGACTCGGCAATCACCGCCGCCGAGGCGTTTGCCGCGCAGCTCAAGACGGCGGGTGCCGCTGCGGGATTCACGGTAGCGGCCGGCGTCGAACGTTACACCGCGCCTTCGGGCGATGCGCCCCCGGCAGAAGGGCCGGCGGTCCTTGCCGAGGTCCGGTCCGCCACGGTCGGCCAGCAGGTGGACCTCATGCTGCAGACCTCGGACAACTACCTGGCGGAGGTCCTGGGCCGGATGGCCTCGGCGGCTGCGGGCGAGCCCGCCAGCAACGACGGCGCCACCGGAGCAGTCCGCGCACAGTTCGCGGATTTGGGCATCCCTACGGACACCATGCGGCTGGCGGACGTGTCCGGGCTGGCGCTGGCCAACCAGGTCTCTGCCCGCCAGTTCGCGGAAGTGGTGCGTGCCATCGCCAGCGGGACCGACACCCGTTTGCGGGCCGCGCTGGATGGATTTCCGGTCGCGGGGCTGACCGGAACACTGGACACCCGCTACGTCGATGGCTCCACGGCCCGCGGCGCCGGCCTGGTGCGGGCCAAGACGGGGACCCTGAACTCGGTCATCGCCCTCAGCGGCTACGTGGTGGACGCCGACGGCCGGCTCCTGGTCTTCTCCTTCATCGGCAACGACCTGAAGCCTGGCACCGCCGGGAACCGGGAAGCCCTGGACCGGGCCGCCACGGCGCTCGCCGCCTGCGGCTGCCGCTGA
- a CDS encoding carboxylesterase family protein has protein sequence MSSEPSNPPYFEPPYFEPLCGPITGWRDGEVVRATGIPYATAGRFQPPVAPSDWTASYAATTLAPACPQGPVPFLDDVLGTRYGELPGSEDCQRLSITVPAGLADGEQVPVMVWLHGGSYTSGSGDLAIFDATSLVSENRVIVVSVTYRLGLFGYLATGTGRPANLGLLDQLEAFRWVQRNIAAFGGDPRRVTAFGQSAGGDSVAHLMATPEAPSLFQRAIIQSAPLGITRGRHKMSRAMGIAAEAVTEDTPMLDVVAIEDHVSQVARKFGLMAAMPFGTQYGHAPLPPESRVEAAWNATARGIEVLIGHTSDEARLFLPRSPVVSRLGKIPGLGGVAVRAINWAVTEAVYGRSARKFARRHARAGGKAYSYLLSWGAPGNSYRAAHTVDLPLLFGNQQTWAAAGLLKGATWDEIDAVGREMRRLWAGFARGDGLGETGRIPGALEYRSM, from the coding sequence GTGAGTTCCGAGCCTTCGAATCCCCCGTATTTTGAGCCGCCGTATTTTGAACCGCTGTGCGGGCCCATCACAGGGTGGCGGGACGGTGAGGTGGTTCGCGCCACGGGCATCCCCTACGCCACCGCGGGCCGCTTTCAACCTCCGGTGGCGCCGTCCGACTGGACCGCCAGCTATGCCGCCACCACGCTCGCGCCGGCCTGCCCGCAGGGCCCCGTTCCGTTCCTGGACGACGTCCTGGGTACCCGGTACGGCGAACTCCCCGGCAGTGAAGACTGCCAGCGGCTGTCGATCACCGTTCCGGCCGGGCTTGCCGACGGCGAACAGGTCCCCGTTATGGTGTGGCTGCACGGCGGCTCCTACACGTCCGGTTCCGGCGACCTGGCGATCTTTGATGCCACGTCGCTGGTGTCGGAGAACCGGGTCATCGTCGTTTCGGTGACCTACCGCCTGGGCCTGTTCGGATATTTGGCCACCGGAACCGGCCGGCCCGCGAACCTCGGCCTGCTGGACCAGTTGGAAGCGTTCCGGTGGGTGCAGCGCAACATCGCGGCCTTCGGTGGGGACCCGAGGCGCGTCACCGCATTCGGGCAGTCCGCGGGCGGCGACTCCGTAGCCCACCTCATGGCGACGCCCGAGGCGCCGTCCCTGTTCCAGCGGGCCATCATCCAGAGTGCACCGTTGGGCATCACCCGCGGCCGGCACAAGATGAGCCGTGCCATGGGCATCGCCGCCGAAGCCGTCACGGAGGACACCCCGATGCTGGACGTTGTGGCCATCGAAGACCACGTGTCTCAGGTGGCCCGGAAGTTTGGCCTGATGGCGGCCATGCCGTTCGGCACCCAGTACGGGCACGCGCCGCTGCCGCCGGAATCACGCGTCGAGGCCGCCTGGAACGCCACGGCCCGGGGCATCGAAGTGCTGATCGGGCACACGTCCGACGAGGCCCGGCTGTTCCTGCCCCGCAGTCCCGTGGTCAGCCGGTTGGGCAAGATCCCCGGCCTGGGCGGCGTTGCCGTGCGGGCGATTAATTGGGCGGTGACGGAGGCGGTCTACGGCAGATCCGCCCGTAAGTTTGCCCGCCGTCACGCCCGCGCCGGGGGCAAGGCCTACAGCTACCTGCTGTCCTGGGGCGCACCGGGAAACTCCTACCGCGCCGCACACACCGTTGATTTGCCGCTGCTCTTCGGAAACCAACAGACCTGGGCCGCTGCCGGGCTCCTCAAGGGCGCAACCTGGGATGAGATCGACGCCGTTGGCCGTGAGATGCGCCGGCTGTGGGCCGGATTTGCCCGCGGCGACGGATTGGGTGAGACGGGCCGGATTCCCGGAGCGCTCGAGTACCGCTCGATGTAG
- a CDS encoding inorganic diphosphatase: protein MKHDVTIEIPKGSRVKYEVDHETGRVRLDRVLFTSMQYPTHYGFFENTLGEDGDPLDALVLLQDFDLHPGVIVESRPIGVFNMTDDGGGDAKVLCVPVDARFDHIQEISDVSEFLIKEIEHFFTRYKDLEPGKWVKAEGWGDRAAAEAELEASIKRYVPAAH, encoded by the coding sequence ATGAAGCATGACGTGACCATCGAGATCCCCAAGGGATCTCGCGTCAAGTACGAAGTTGACCACGAGACCGGCCGCGTCCGCCTGGACCGCGTCCTCTTCACCTCCATGCAGTACCCCACGCACTACGGTTTCTTCGAGAACACCCTGGGCGAAGACGGCGACCCGCTGGACGCACTGGTGCTCCTGCAGGACTTCGATCTGCACCCCGGTGTCATCGTTGAGTCCCGTCCCATCGGCGTTTTCAACATGACCGACGACGGCGGCGGCGACGCCAAGGTCCTGTGCGTCCCGGTTGACGCCCGCTTTGACCACATCCAGGAGATCAGCGATGTCAGCGAATTCCTGATCAAGGAAATCGAGCACTTCTTCACCCGATACAAGGACCTCGAGCCGGGCAAGTGGGTCAAGGCTGAGGGCTGGGGCGACCGCGCCGCCGCCGAGGCCGAACTGGAAGCCTCCATCAAGCGTTACGTGCCGGCAGCGCACTAA
- a CDS encoding ABC transporter ATP-binding protein yields the protein MEELVSLTGVTRTVRLPDDQELHILKGVDLAVHAGDHTAIIGRSGGGKSTLLNLIGLLDLPSSGEVRFLGEPVAHLSSNARARLRGSSVGFVFQQFNLLPGRSALDNVITPLLYARGTAFWRRRELAMEMLDRVGLSARADVMPNMLSGGEQQRVAIARALVRKPRLILADEPTGALDVETGQTVMALLDTVATESGSALLTITHDVNVAALASACYRLESGVLTGAEIPAHPDPEGMAPTVPAGFSAAASAGVAS from the coding sequence GTGGAGGAACTGGTTTCGCTGACGGGCGTCACCCGGACCGTCAGGCTTCCTGACGACCAGGAACTGCACATTCTCAAGGGGGTGGACCTTGCCGTACATGCCGGCGACCACACCGCCATCATCGGGCGGTCCGGCGGCGGAAAATCAACCCTGCTGAACCTGATCGGCCTGCTGGACCTGCCCTCAAGCGGCGAGGTCCGCTTCCTGGGCGAACCTGTGGCCCACCTGAGCAGCAACGCCAGGGCCCGGCTTCGCGGCTCTTCCGTGGGATTTGTGTTCCAGCAGTTCAACCTGCTGCCCGGCCGCAGCGCCCTGGACAACGTGATCACCCCCCTGCTGTATGCCCGCGGTACTGCCTTCTGGCGCCGCCGCGAGCTCGCGATGGAAATGCTGGACCGGGTGGGCCTCAGTGCCCGGGCGGACGTTATGCCGAACATGCTCTCCGGCGGCGAACAGCAGCGCGTGGCGATCGCCCGGGCCCTGGTCCGGAAGCCCCGGCTTATCCTTGCGGACGAACCAACCGGAGCCCTCGACGTCGAAACCGGCCAGACAGTGATGGCGCTCCTGGATACCGTCGCGACCGAATCCGGCTCGGCGCTGCTCACCATCACGCACGACGTCAACGTGGCCGCGCTTGCCAGCGCCTGCTACCGGCTGGAATCCGGCGTTCTGACCGGCGCCGAGATCCCGGCCCACCCGGATCCCGAGGGCATGGCCCCGACTGTTCCAGC